The region GAGGATGCCGGGGCGGACGAGCCTCCCGCTGGTGCTGACCCTATACGTGGGCGTGCTTCCTGCGTTCATCCTGTGGATGATGCAGTTGGATGAGGCGATGGAGAAGAGGCCCGTGAGACTGCTGATGGTGGTGTTGGGCACAGCGTTGATTCATCGGTTGATCGTGGCGCTGCGCCCAGGGCCTGAGGTGGAAGAGGAGGAGCTGGAGGGCTATGACGGAGAGTTTCAACTGCTGGGGTTGAGCCGGCAGTGAGGCTCCTTCCGGCTACTTCAAACGCTCCTGCAGGAGGTGGTCTGAGATGCGGATGGCGTTGGCGATGATGGTGAGGGACGGGTTGACGGCGCTGGCGGAGACGAAGCAGGAGGCGTCCACGACGTAGAGGTTGTCGAGGTCGTGGGCTTTGCAATGGGCGTCGAGGACGCTCTGGGTGGGATCGGAGCCCATGCGGCAGGTGCCGTTCTGATGGCCTACGCCTTCAAGCGGGATGCGCTTCTTGAAGTAGGCGTGGAGTGGGATGTGGGTGGTGGCGTGGCCGGCGCGCTTGAGGACGTCAACCCAGCGATCCTTGAGGCGGTCGAAGGACTCGACGTTGTTGGGGGTGTAGGAGAGCTGGACGCGGTGGGGGGCGTGGTCGTTGACGGGCTCCGACTGGTTGGTGCGGCCGGTGTCGCCGGAGGGATGAGCGCCGGGGAGGCCGGGCTGCACGTTGGCGACGGAGAGGGGCGTGGCGTTGTGGAGGGTGACGCGATTCTCTGCGGCGGGGAGGTCCTCCGTGGTAAGCCACCAGGGGACGGCGTGGTGCTTCATGGTTTCAAGGACGAAGCCGGGGGTGAGGGGTGGGGCGTCGCCCTTCATCATCTCGTAGTGGAAGCTGCCGACGGGCTGGACCTGGCCGAGTGGGTAGGGGTAGGCGGGGTCGGAGTCCTTGAGGTAGAAGTCGTTGGTGCCCCAGGTCTTGGTGTAGGAGTCTTCGTTGCGGTCGGTGGAGAGGGCGAGGAGGGCGTCGGCCTGGTGGTACATGAAGTTGCGGCCGACCTGGTCGGAGGAGTTGGCGAGGCCTTTGGGGTGCTTCTCGTTTGCTGAGGCGAGGAGGATGACTGCGGAGTTGATTGCCCCGGCACAGACGGCGAAGAAGCCGGCGGTGTAGGTGGCTATGTTGTCGGATGCCTGGGATTTGCCGGAGTGCTGGACCTCTACGGCGGTGACAGCGGTTCCGGCGGCGTTGGTGACGAGGCGCACGACGCGGGAGTTGGTCATCAGCGTGACGTTGGGGAGGTGCATGATCTGGCGGATGCAGTTGATGTCGGAGTCGGATTTGGCGTGGACGAGGCAGGGGTAGCCGTCGCAGGTGTCGCAGCGGATGCACGGCGCGGCGAGGGGGTCGGCTTCATTGCGTTTGAGGCCGAGAGGGATGGGGAAGGTGTTGATGCCGAGCTTGCGGACGTCGTCCTGGATGGACTGCATGCGGGGCTCGTTGGTGAAGGCGGGGTACGGGTATTTGGTGGAATGGAAAGGCTCGGTGGGGTCGAAGGAGGAGCCGAAGCCGCCGGGGACGGTGGGTGCGGAGCCGAGATCGCCGTGGACGTGGAAGAGCTCTTCTGCGCGGGTGTAATAGGGTTCCAGATCCGCGTAGGAGATGGGCCACGCGGGGGAGATGCCGCCCTTGTGCTGGATGACGCCGAAGTCCTCCGCGCGCATGCGGAACATGGCTGCGCCGTAGACCTTGGTCTGGCCGCCGACGAAGTAAGCCTGCTGGGGGTGGAGGTCCTTGCCGTCCTTATCCTGCCAGACTTCCTTGGTGTGGTATCGGTTGTCCAGGAAGACGGCGGAGGTGTCCCAGTTGAGCTTTTCCTGGGGCATGAAGGGGCCGCGCTCCAGGATCAGGATGTTCTTGCCGGCCTGGGCGAGGTGTAATGCGAGGGTGCCGCCGCCGGCTCCGGTGCCGATGACGATTGCGTCGTAAGGGGTGGACATACGCCGTAGGATGCGCGGGGCGGGGGGCCGGGGCTACTTGGTGGGGCCGGA is a window of Granulicella tundricola MP5ACTX9 DNA encoding:
- a CDS encoding GMC oxidoreductase yields the protein MSTPYDAIVIGTGAGGGTLALHLAQAGKNILILERGPFMPQEKLNWDTSAVFLDNRYHTKEVWQDKDGKDLHPQQAYFVGGQTKVYGAAMFRMRAEDFGVIQHKGGISPAWPISYADLEPYYTRAEELFHVHGDLGSAPTVPGGFGSSFDPTEPFHSTKYPYPAFTNEPRMQSIQDDVRKLGINTFPIPLGLKRNEADPLAAPCIRCDTCDGYPCLVHAKSDSDINCIRQIMHLPNVTLMTNSRVVRLVTNAAGTAVTAVEVQHSGKSQASDNIATYTAGFFAVCAGAINSAVILLASANEKHPKGLANSSDQVGRNFMYHQADALLALSTDRNEDSYTKTWGTNDFYLKDSDPAYPYPLGQVQPVGSFHYEMMKGDAPPLTPGFVLETMKHHAVPWWLTTEDLPAAENRVTLHNATPLSVANVQPGLPGAHPSGDTGRTNQSEPVNDHAPHRVQLSYTPNNVESFDRLKDRWVDVLKRAGHATTHIPLHAYFKKRIPLEGVGHQNGTCRMGSDPTQSVLDAHCKAHDLDNLYVVDASCFVSASAVNPSLTIIANAIRISDHLLQERLK